In Thermotomaculum hydrothermale, a single genomic region encodes these proteins:
- the pyk gene encoding pyruvate kinase gives MNKALTKIVCTIGPASGDKETLLKLFEAGMAVARLNFSHGTKEQHLEFIKNIREVEKTTAGFIGILGDLQGPKIRIGELKEKEYQLKAGETLKITVKPIVGTKEIVSTTYKHLIKDVSEGDLILIDDGNLRLKVIEKEEDTVTCKVLNNAVLKPHKGINIPGVELSTPSITEKDIEFIEFAKENNLDFLAVSFVRKPEDILIVKQHLKGAPIKVIAKIERPEALKCIEEIIEVSDGVMVARGDLGIEIPLERVPFEQKRIISIANRKNKFVITATQMLESMIEHPTPTRAEVTDIANAILDGTDAIMLSGETSTGKYPVLAVETMERIAKAAEKHLKPVTLNKIMQERLKERSDFAISFSAAAISHLLDVKYIVAFTKSGHTALLISKQKPATRIITFTTERHIARQCVAYRGVIPVLCEEINSIDDIFQFLNPYLKNTGFASSGDKIVLTMGIPFGKPGTTNLLHVMTVE, from the coding sequence ATGAACAAAGCGCTTACTAAAATTGTATGCACAATTGGGCCTGCTTCAGGGGATAAAGAAACCTTGCTTAAGCTTTTTGAAGCTGGAATGGCTGTTGCAAGGCTTAACTTTTCCCACGGCACAAAAGAACAGCACCTTGAATTTATAAAAAACATAAGAGAAGTTGAAAAAACAACGGCAGGATTTATAGGCATTTTAGGAGATTTGCAGGGCCCCAAAATTAGAATAGGTGAATTAAAAGAAAAAGAGTACCAGTTAAAGGCTGGAGAAACCTTAAAGATAACAGTTAAACCAATTGTCGGGACAAAAGAAATAGTATCAACAACCTACAAACACCTGATAAAAGATGTATCTGAAGGGGATTTAATATTAATTGACGACGGAAACTTAAGGTTGAAGGTAATAGAAAAAGAGGAAGACACAGTAACCTGTAAGGTTTTAAACAACGCTGTTTTAAAGCCTCATAAGGGGATAAACATACCGGGAGTTGAACTCTCCACCCCTTCAATAACAGAAAAAGACATTGAATTTATTGAGTTTGCAAAGGAAAACAACCTTGATTTTTTAGCAGTATCCTTTGTCAGAAAGCCGGAAGATATTTTAATTGTAAAACAGCACCTAAAAGGAGCACCCATAAAGGTTATAGCAAAGATAGAGCGTCCTGAAGCACTTAAATGTATTGAGGAAATTATTGAGGTATCAGACGGAGTTATGGTTGCAAGGGGGGATTTAGGGATTGAAATACCCCTTGAAAGAGTGCCTTTTGAACAAAAGAGGATAATATCAATAGCAAACAGAAAAAATAAATTTGTAATTACTGCAACCCAGATGCTTGAATCAATGATAGAGCACCCCACCCCAACAAGGGCAGAGGTTACAGACATTGCAAATGCTATTTTAGACGGCACAGATGCAATAATGCTTTCAGGGGAAACATCAACAGGAAAATACCCTGTTTTAGCTGTTGAAACAATGGAAAGGATTGCAAAGGCAGCGGAAAAACATCTAAAACCTGTTACCCTAAACAAGATCATGCAGGAAAGGCTTAAAGAGAGAAGCGACTTTGCTATTTCATTCTCCGCAGCCGCAATATCCCACCTCCTTGATGTAAAATACATTGTTGCATTTACAAAATCAGGCCACACAGCACTGTTGATATCAAAGCAAAAGCCTGCAACAAGGATAATTACCTTTACAACAGAGAGGCACATTGCAAGGCAATGTGTGGCATACAGGGGAGTAATCCCTGTTTTATGCGAGGAGATTAACTCAATAGACGATATCTTTCAATTCTTAAATCCATACCTGAAAAATACAGGCTTTGCTTCAAGCGGGGATAAAATAGTGTTAACAATGGGAATACCATTTGGAAAACCAGGTACAACAAACCTTCTCCATGTTATGACGGTTGAATAA
- a CDS encoding DMT family transporter: protein MNDRVKAFWWMVLASLCYAFLAIDFKFLAKRYPVFEMIFARNFTAFVFLSFFLILRGIEKIKFRNLKLLTARGVLGSFAALFYFYALSKLPVATVITIQKTAPFLIIILSWFFLKEKSSKYKFIAFFIAFAGILLIFKPGYNSGKYFYLFLPVCSAFFSAIAHTIIRKLGESNEPAVIVWFFFFVSNFILAPLMIYQGIEIPDGVFDWSLVLLLGVFTMSAQLSMTKSYSLTKVGEASLYSYINIPFATFLAFLFFGELPDKVSFIGISLVLYAAYVNYREKILI from the coding sequence ATGAATGACAGAGTGAAGGCATTCTGGTGGATGGTGCTTGCATCTTTATGCTATGCCTTTTTAGCCATAGATTTTAAATTTCTTGCTAAAAGGTATCCTGTTTTTGAGATGATATTTGCAAGAAATTTCACCGCTTTTGTTTTTTTATCTTTCTTTCTAATTTTAAGAGGTATTGAAAAAATAAAGTTCAGAAATTTAAAACTTTTAACGGCAAGAGGGGTACTTGGTAGTTTTGCAGCCTTGTTTTATTTTTACGCACTTTCAAAACTGCCTGTTGCAACAGTGATTACTATTCAAAAAACAGCCCCTTTTTTAATAATTATTTTGTCGTGGTTTTTTTTAAAGGAGAAGAGTTCAAAGTATAAATTTATAGCGTTTTTCATTGCCTTTGCTGGAATTCTTCTAATTTTTAAGCCAGGATATAACTCTGGTAAATACTTCTATCTTTTTCTTCCTGTTTGTTCTGCTTTTTTCTCTGCCATTGCGCATACGATAATCAGAAAGTTAGGGGAATCAAATGAGCCTGCTGTTATTGTATGGTTTTTCTTTTTTGTTTCAAACTTTATACTTGCCCCTTTGATGATTTACCAGGGGATAGAAATTCCAGACGGTGTTTTTGACTGGTCTCTTGTTTTACTTTTAGGGGTGTTTACAATGAGTGCTCAACTTTCTATGACAAAGTCATACTCTTTAACAAAGGTTGGTGAAGCAAGCCTTTACTCATATATAAACATTCCATTTGCAACATTTTTAGCTTTTCTTTTCTTTGGTGAATTGCCTGATAAAGTTTCTTTTATCGGTATTTCACTTGTCCTTTACGCAGCCTATGTAAATTACAGAGAAAAGATTTTGATATAG
- a CDS encoding RloB family protein yields the protein MRKKGRANRRNKKRQEKKLLVIYVDGETEVWYFNLVKKQLVNEKVFLKLMPEIAKSGTPEEKLVELNKFIKKYQRELEQAYLLLDFDTIRKESDWYQKIFDIRKKKRKRIKGEILNEKIRIIVNNPCLEYWFLLHFSNTKRFFENCDSVIQALSKEVKNNWEIENGYKKHEKEFKNFCNRLYREGLFKVLKEPIKRAENIGFLNGLEDIDKSVAEIFVIFKHINKLRR from the coding sequence ATGAGAAAAAAAGGAAGAGCAAATAGAAGAAACAAGAAGAGACAGGAAAAGAAGCTTCTGGTGATTTATGTGGACGGTGAAACTGAGGTGTGGTATTTCAATTTAGTAAAAAAGCAATTAGTAAATGAGAAAGTTTTTTTAAAATTAATGCCGGAAATAGCAAAAAGTGGTACTCCTGAAGAAAAATTAGTGGAGTTAAATAAATTTATAAAAAAGTATCAAAGAGAGTTAGAGCAAGCATATTTATTACTTGATTTTGATACAATAAGAAAAGAAAGTGATTGGTATCAGAAAATTTTTGATATAAGAAAAAAAAAGAGAAAAAGGATAAAAGGGGAAATTTTAAATGAAAAAATAAGAATTATTGTTAATAATCCGTGTTTAGAATATTGGTTTCTGCTTCATTTTAGTAATACTAAACGGTTTTTTGAAAATTGTGATTCTGTTATTCAAGCTTTGTCAAAAGAAGTAAAAAATAATTGGGAAATTGAAAATGGATATAAAAAACATGAAAAAGAGTTTAAGAATTTTTGTAATAGATTATATAGAGAGGGATTGTTTAAGGTGTTGAAAGAGCCTATTAAGAGAGCAGAAAATATTGGTTTTTTAAATGGATTAGAAGATATTGATAAAAGTGTTGCTGAAATTTTTGTTATTTTTAAGCATATTAATAAGTTAAGAAGATAA
- a CDS encoding AAA family ATPase: MILNFYVSNFRSIYEEINLSFEPVFRRNESESEYKYFINKIGNENILKLAIIYGANASGKTNILKAIDFFRNFVLFPPKDKNEEIGDSFSFRNFYKPFLLRGDEENSSLTLEFFAKGIRYLYSVIFNKKQVVEEYLYFYSPKKSLVFKRFTIDGNVEIYIGNKFKRKIKKIQKEQLLLNTFPNQLFLSSFLKVNLPIEEIENVLFWFKSILKPIITPSTRLTGWVFEKLSKNELDKKIALEVLKSADFTIEDFNFNEIELEGKDLSLAKFLEELLSDMKNSEKSEDVKEKIKGLELFVKHNINGKEMILDFEEDESRGTHRFFELSHIISLLMKKPCVIPIDEIEASLHPDLLRYFLELFLLYSHPESQLILTTHSRELLKEMDILRHDILWFTEKKEDGSTDLFALTDFSSNVIRDTSSIYNKYKLGKLGAVPNLGFFNPPSKNK; encoded by the coding sequence ATGATTTTAAATTTTTATGTTTCAAACTTCAGATCAATATACGAGGAAATAAACTTGTCTTTTGAACCTGTTTTCAGAAGAAATGAGTCTGAAAGTGAATACAAATACTTTATTAATAAAATTGGTAATGAGAATATTCTAAAATTGGCAATAATTTATGGCGCTAATGCTTCTGGCAAAACAAATATATTGAAAGCAATAGATTTTTTTAGAAATTTTGTTTTATTCCCTCCTAAGGATAAAAATGAAGAAATTGGAGATAGTTTTTCTTTTAGAAATTTTTATAAACCTTTTTTATTAAGAGGTGATGAAGAAAATTCTTCATTAACTTTGGAATTTTTTGCTAAAGGTATTAGATATCTTTATTCGGTTATTTTTAATAAAAAACAGGTGGTTGAAGAGTATCTTTATTTTTACAGTCCTAAAAAATCGCTGGTATTTAAGCGTTTTACAATAGATGGAAATGTAGAAATATATATTGGTAATAAATTTAAAAGAAAGATAAAAAAAATTCAGAAAGAACAACTTCTGTTAAATACTTTTCCCAATCAATTATTTTTATCATCTTTTTTAAAAGTTAATTTGCCAATAGAGGAAATAGAAAATGTGCTATTCTGGTTTAAGAGTATATTAAAACCAATTATAACTCCATCAACTCGTTTAACAGGGTGGGTTTTTGAAAAATTGTCAAAAAACGAATTAGACAAAAAAATTGCATTAGAAGTTCTGAAAAGTGCAGATTTTACTATTGAGGACTTTAATTTTAATGAAATAGAACTGGAAGGAAAAGATTTGTCACTTGCAAAATTTCTTGAGGAACTTTTATCAGATATGAAAAACAGCGAAAAATCGGAAGATGTTAAAGAAAAAATAAAAGGTTTGGAATTATTTGTAAAACATAATATTAATGGCAAAGAAATGATACTTGATTTTGAGGAAGATGAATCCAGAGGAACTCACAGATTTTTTGAATTGTCGCATATAATTTCACTATTAATGAAAAAACCATGTGTAATCCCTATTGATGAAATTGAAGCATCCCTTCACCCTGACCTTTTAAGGTATTTTTTGGAACTTTTCCTGTTGTATTCACATCCTGAATCTCAATTGATTTTGACAACTCATTCAAGGGAATTGCTTAAAGAGATGGATATTTTAAGACATGATATTTTATGGTTTACCGAGAAAAAGGAAGATGGTTCAACTGATTTGTTTGCTCTCACTGATTTTAGTTCTAATGTAATAAGGGATACATCTTCAATTTACAACAAATACAAATTAGGGAAGTTAGGAGCAGTTCCTAATTTGGGATTTTTTAATCCCCCTTCAAAGAATAAATAA
- a CDS encoding DEAD/DEAH box helicase: MERLEKFRQLGLSDNTLLALKKKGFEEPTEIQEKVIPILLHQDINVIGQAQTGTGKTAAFGLPLIEKLKGGSKNVQAIILTPTRELAIQVAEEINSLKGRKRLHIVPIYGGQSISEQIRKLKKGIDIVVGTPGRILDHLKRGTLKLDSIKYFILDEADEMLNMGFIDDIEEILNHAPVEKKMLLFSATMPDRILKLVEKYMGKYEIIRIKKKSQTTDLTHQIYFEVAERDKFEALCRIIDFEPEFYGLIFTRTKVEADRVANKLVDRGYDAECLHGDISQFQRERIIRKFKKRHINILVATDVAARGLDISDLTHVINYSIPQNPETYIHRIGRTGRAGKEGTAITFVTPGEYRNLIFIKKIAKADIKKEKLPGADKILENKITKLKADIEDTIGDNHLEHYLKIAEEMLEISSPEKVIAALLKIAYREDLDPESYKPITEPSIDTKGTTRLFIARGKEHGYDVHKLIELIQQHINIESRKIRGIKIFDNFSFVTLPFEDAEVLLHTIKKNKKGKRPIIDKAKEKTRS; encoded by the coding sequence ATGGAAAGATTAGAAAAATTCAGACAACTGGGCTTAAGCGATAATACATTACTTGCGCTTAAGAAGAAAGGCTTTGAAGAGCCTACAGAGATTCAGGAAAAAGTTATACCTATTCTATTGCATCAGGATATAAATGTAATCGGACAGGCACAGACAGGAACAGGAAAGACAGCCGCTTTCGGGCTACCATTAATTGAAAAACTAAAAGGCGGTTCAAAAAATGTTCAGGCAATAATTTTAACCCCAACAAGAGAGCTTGCAATTCAGGTTGCAGAAGAGATTAACTCTTTAAAGGGGAGAAAAAGATTGCACATTGTTCCAATTTACGGTGGGCAGTCTATTTCAGAACAGATAAGAAAATTAAAAAAGGGGATTGACATTGTTGTTGGAACACCTGGAAGAATTTTAGACCACTTAAAGAGGGGAACCTTAAAACTTGATTCAATAAAATACTTTATCCTTGACGAAGCGGATGAAATGTTAAACATGGGATTTATTGATGATATTGAAGAGATTTTAAACCATGCACCTGTAGAAAAGAAAATGCTTCTATTTTCCGCAACTATGCCTGACAGGATTTTAAAACTTGTTGAAAAATACATGGGGAAATACGAAATTATCAGGATAAAAAAGAAAAGCCAGACAACAGACTTAACCCACCAGATATATTTTGAGGTTGCAGAGAGGGATAAATTTGAAGCACTTTGCAGAATTATTGACTTTGAGCCTGAATTCTATGGCCTCATATTTACCAGAACAAAGGTTGAGGCAGACAGAGTGGCAAATAAATTGGTTGACAGGGGATACGACGCAGAGTGTCTGCACGGGGATATATCACAGTTTCAAAGGGAAAGGATTATAAGAAAATTTAAAAAGAGACATATCAACATACTTGTTGCAACCGATGTTGCAGCAAGGGGACTTGATATATCAGACCTAACCCATGTTATCAACTACTCTATTCCTCAAAACCCTGAAACATATATCCACAGAATAGGAAGAACAGGAAGGGCTGGAAAAGAGGGGACAGCAATTACCTTCGTCACCCCTGGGGAGTACAGAAACCTTATTTTTATCAAGAAAATCGCAAAGGCGGATATAAAAAAAGAAAAACTTCCCGGTGCAGACAAGATACTTGAAAACAAGATTACCAAACTAAAAGCAGATATAGAGGACACTATCGGGGACAACCACCTTGAACATTACTTAAAAATTGCGGAAGAAATGCTTGAGATTTCATCACCTGAAAAGGTAATAGCCGCATTGTTGAAAATAGCCTACAGAGAAGACTTAGACCCTGAAAGTTATAAACCTATAACAGAGCCATCAATTGACACCAAGGGAACAACGAGGCTCTTTATTGCAAGGGGAAAAGAACACGGCTATGATGTTCACAAATTGATTGAACTTATTCAACAGCATATTAATATTGAAAGCAGAAAAATCAGAGGAATAAAGATTTTTGATAACTTTTCCTTTGTTACCCTTCCCTTTGAAGACGCAGAGGTTTTACTTCACACAATAAAGAAAAACAAAAAAGGCAAACGCCCCATAATAGACAAAGCCAAAGAAAAAACAAGAAGTTAG
- the lnt gene encoding apolipoprotein N-acyltransferase, which yields MLKSGGEWGLDFIIILINTLLFVFLKTKNTKHLYTAIAIIILLPVYGLISNNLESEKPFSKLDTIIIQPCIYDGDLPEVKRSKFFTLLKKIEDKCKNKVLIIPESSLPDDIQRSYERDEIMRAILNRFKLNAILYNTIIEENDNVFNSNILLTENSKDRYDKNHLMLFGEYFPFHSIIQKLPLAVANYENFTAGKKVKPLQFGKIKIATPICLENIFQGYVAKISKNANLIVNQTDDEWFLSKKAKMLHLAQARLKAIENNRYLIRATNNGYTVLINPEGKIVKDLIIDKAGFLKAKIPLLKKQTIFQKIYPFIPYIFLFIFIILLVISGKDEKSNNS from the coding sequence GTGTTGAAATCTGGGGGGGAATGGGGGCTTGACTTTATAATCATTTTAATAAACACCCTGCTTTTTGTATTTTTAAAGACAAAAAACACAAAGCACCTTTACACTGCAATAGCAATTATAATTTTGCTTCCTGTTTACGGTTTAATTTCAAACAATTTAGAATCTGAAAAACCCTTTTCAAAACTTGACACAATAATAATCCAGCCGTGTATTTACGACGGGGATTTGCCTGAAGTAAAAAGGAGTAAATTTTTCACCTTGCTTAAAAAAATAGAAGACAAATGCAAGAATAAGGTTTTAATTATTCCCGAATCATCCCTTCCAGACGACATTCAGAGAAGTTATGAAAGGGATGAGATTATGAGAGCAATATTAAATAGATTTAAGTTAAATGCTATACTTTACAACACCATAATTGAAGAAAACGATAATGTTTTTAACTCAAACATACTTTTAACTGAAAATTCAAAAGATAGATACGACAAAAATCACCTTATGCTTTTTGGGGAATACTTCCCCTTTCACTCAATTATTCAAAAACTACCATTAGCAGTTGCAAACTATGAAAATTTCACAGCAGGGAAAAAAGTTAAACCTTTGCAATTTGGAAAAATAAAAATAGCAACCCCTATTTGCCTTGAAAATATTTTTCAGGGCTATGTTGCAAAAATTTCAAAAAATGCAAACCTAATCGTCAACCAAACAGACGATGAATGGTTTTTAAGCAAAAAGGCTAAAATGCTGCACCTTGCACAGGCAAGGCTAAAGGCAATAGAGAATAATAGATACTTAATAAGGGCAACAAACAACGGCTATACTGTTTTAATTAACCCTGAAGGAAAAATTGTAAAAGATTTGATAATTGACAAAGCAGGTTTTTTAAAAGCAAAAATACCCCTTTTGAAAAAACAAACAATTTTTCAGAAAATTTATCCCTTTATCCCATACATTTTCCTTTTTATTTTCATAATATTACTTGTAATCAGCGGTAAAGATGAGAAAAGCAATAATAGTTGA
- the hflX gene encoding GTPase HflX — protein MRKAIIVEAKTPDTDKITLKLHLEELERLLNSLNIEVVKKAIQNRYKIHPATYVGEGFLSALETKDIDYIAFDNKLSPSQKRNIKRITGLTPIDRENVILQIFKNHAKTKEAKIQVELAELKTILSELKGRKTNLAQQVGAIGVKGGKGEKQIELDRRKIQKRIAFLKRELKKIESRKEHIHKSRENIFKISIAGYTNAGKSTLLNTLTKANVSAKDKLFMTLDTTTRKLHLYENRYAVLSDTVGFIRKLPHHLVASFKSTFAVITYSDLIIQLVDITSNNFEEEIEVVHKELQKECEKIPKLLIFNKIDLTNKMHLDRVKALYPHAIFISAKEKLNIEELKEAILIYYKKWKNLSS, from the coding sequence ATGAGAAAAGCAATAATAGTTGAGGCAAAAACACCAGACACAGATAAAATTACCCTCAAACTTCACCTTGAAGAGTTAGAAAGGCTTTTAAACTCTCTAAATATTGAGGTTGTAAAAAAGGCTATTCAAAACAGGTACAAAATACACCCTGCAACCTATGTTGGAGAGGGCTTTCTCTCTGCACTTGAAACAAAAGATATAGATTACATAGCCTTTGACAACAAACTCTCACCCTCTCAAAAGAGGAATATAAAAAGAATAACAGGGCTAACCCCCATTGACAGGGAAAATGTAATATTACAGATTTTTAAAAACCACGCAAAAACAAAAGAGGCAAAGATTCAGGTTGAGTTAGCAGAATTAAAAACAATACTTTCTGAATTAAAAGGGAGAAAAACAAACCTTGCCCAGCAGGTTGGTGCAATAGGAGTAAAGGGGGGAAAGGGGGAAAAGCAGATTGAGCTTGACAGGAGAAAGATTCAAAAAAGGATAGCATTTCTAAAAAGAGAGTTAAAAAAGATAGAGTCAAGAAAGGAACATATTCATAAATCAAGGGAAAACATATTTAAAATCTCAATTGCAGGATACACTAATGCAGGCAAATCAACCCTTTTGAACACCTTAACAAAAGCCAATGTCAGCGCTAAAGACAAACTCTTTATGACACTTGACACAACAACAAGAAAACTCCACCTTTATGAAAACAGGTATGCTGTCTTATCTGATACGGTGGGATTTATACGAAAACTCCCCCACCACCTTGTCGCTTCCTTTAAATCAACATTTGCAGTTATAACCTATTCAGACCTTATAATCCAACTTGTTGATATTACCTCAAACAACTTTGAAGAAGAGATTGAGGTTGTACACAAAGAGTTGCAAAAAGAGTGCGAAAAAATACCCAAACTATTGATTTTTAACAAAATAGACTTAACAAACAAAATGCACTTAGATAGGGTAAAAGCCCTTTACCCCCACGCAATCTTTATCTCCGCAAAGGAAAAATTAAACATTGAAGAGTTAAAAGAGGCCATCCTCATCTATTATAAAAAATGGAAGAATTTATCTTCTTAA
- the amrA gene encoding AmmeMemoRadiSam system protein A, whose protein sequence is MELSLSKEEKKLFIKLARNEIEKNLGFSETIVNEDELQKYPIFFSKDYGSFVTLHINKNLRGCIGYIQPVTILHKQIRMCAKAAAFEDPRFYPLTKEEYPHIDIEISILSPIEKVENLDEIVVGRDGLIVRHSIFQGLLLPQVATENNWTKEEFLSHTCLKAGLPSDCWKRNDVIIEKFSAYVFNEKEL, encoded by the coding sequence ATGGAACTTTCACTTTCAAAAGAGGAAAAAAAACTTTTTATAAAACTTGCAAGAAATGAGATAGAAAAAAATTTAGGCTTTTCTGAAACAATTGTAAATGAAGATGAATTACAAAAATATCCTATTTTCTTTTCAAAGGATTACGGTTCTTTTGTAACCCTGCACATTAACAAAAATTTAAGGGGCTGCATAGGATACATTCAACCTGTAACAATACTTCATAAACAAATTAGAATGTGCGCAAAGGCTGCTGCTTTTGAAGACCCAAGGTTCTACCCGCTTACAAAAGAAGAATACCCACACATTGACATTGAAATCAGTATTCTATCCCCAATTGAAAAGGTTGAAAACCTTGATGAAATAGTTGTTGGAAGAGACGGTTTAATAGTCAGGCATTCAATTTTTCAGGGGCTATTACTCCCCCAGGTTGCGACGGAAAACAACTGGACAAAAGAAGAATTTTTATCCCACACCTGTTTGAAGGCAGGGCTTCCGTCTGATTGCTGGAAGAGAAACGATGTTATTATAGAAAAGTTTTCTGCCTATGTATTTAACGAAAAAGAGTTATAA